Proteins co-encoded in one Odontesthes bonariensis isolate fOdoBon6 chromosome 24, fOdoBon6.hap1, whole genome shotgun sequence genomic window:
- the LOC142374924 gene encoding snake venom 5'-nucleotidase-like, producing MDALHRERSAPPRLLYSPVLLLLLGFFMATTTLAWDLVLLHTNDVHARVEETSVHSGKCSPGRGECFGGVARRAAEIQRIRAAERNVLLLDGGDQFQGTVWFNYYKGAEAAHFMNKLRYDAMVFGNHEFDNGVDGLMKPFLEKIQFPVLSANIKADQTLASTFGITYLPYKIFTVGDQRVGVVGYTSHETPTLSVPGPHLEFEDEVTALQLQVDKLLKLGINKIIALGHSGFTVDQEIAKRVAGVDVVIGGHTNTFLFTGKPPSTEVPAGNYPFMVQSDDGRQVPVVQAYAFGKYLGNLKVTFDDGGNVVKSTGNPVLLDGSITQDPEFLADVEEWKKSLSNYSAQVVGETLVFLNGTTEGCRFQECNLGNLICDAMVNNNVRFSYDLQWNHVSASILNGGGIRTSIDERTRNGSITMEDLISVLPFGGTFDLVQLKGSTLRKAFEHSVRRYGERTGEFLQVSGFHVEFDISKPPGHRVKSLNVLCTKCRVPLYEPVEDETVYKVVLPSYLVNGGDGFSMIQNEILKHNSGDLDISVVSNYIAQRQKVYPHLEGRINIFNSASGLTGRLGPLMVLWLLRVLLGTM from the exons ATGGACGCGCTGCACCGCGAGCGGAGCGCGCCGCCGCGTCTCCTTTATTCCCCCGTCCTGCTCCTGCTTTTGGGGTTCTTCATGGCCACAACAACTCTGGCCTGGGACCTGGTTCTGCTCCACACCAACGACGTGCACGCCCGGGTGGAGGAGACCAGCGTGCACTCCGGGAAATGCAGCCCCGGCCGCGGGGAGTGTTTCGGCGGCGTGGCCCGCAGAGCCGCGGAGATCCAGCGGATCCGCGCGGCCGAGCGCAACGTGCTGCTCCTGGACGGCGGGGACCAGTTCCAGGGGACAGTCTGGTTCAACTACTACAAGGGGGCCGAGGCAGCCCACTTCATGAACAAGCTGCGCTACGATGCCATG gtTTTTGGAAATCACGAGTTCGACAACGGCGTGGACGGACTGATGAAGCCCTTCCTGGAGAAGATCCAGTTTCCCGTCCTCAGTGCCAACATCAAAGCAGACCAAACCCTGGCCTCCACGTTTGGAATCACCTATTTACCCTACAAGATCTTCACGGTCGGGGATCAGAGGGTGGGGGTGGTGGGCTACACCTCGCATGAAACCCCCACGCTGTCCGTCCCGG GACCACACCTGGAGTTCGAGGACGAGGTGACAgcgctgcagctgcaggtggacaagctgctgaagctggGGATCAATAAGATCATCGCTCTGGGCCACTCCGGCTTCACGGTGGACCAGGAGATCGCAAAGAGGGTCGCTGGGGTTGACGTGGTCATCGGGGGGCACACCAACACGTTCCTGTTCACAG ggAAGCCTCCCTCCACCGAGGTGCCGGCCGGTAATTACCCCTTCATGGTGCAATCTGACGACGGGCGCCAGGTTCCCGTCGTGCAGGCCTACGCCTTCGGAAAATATCTGGGTAATCTGAAAGTGACCTTTGATGATGGAGGGAACGTGGTGAAATCCACAGGAAACCCGGTTCTGCTGGACGGCAGCATCACACAGG ATCCAGAGTTTCTCGCTGATGTGGAGGAGTGGAAAAAGAGTCTGAGCAACTACTCTGCTCAGGTGGTGGGAGAGACTCTGGTGTTCCTGAACGGGACGACTGAGGGCTGCCGCTTCCAGGAGTGCAACCTGGGGAACCTCATCTGCGACGCCATG GTGAACAACAACGTCAGGTTCTCCTACGACCTGCAGTGGAACCACGTCAGCGCCTCCATTTTGAACGGAGGGGGAATCCGGACGTCCATCGATGAACGCACCCGAAACG GTTCCATCACGATGGAGGACCTGATCTCCGTCCTACCATTCGGAGGAACCTTCGACCTGGTGCAGCTGAAGGGCTCCACGCTGAGGAAAGCCTTCGAGCACTCGGTGAGGCGATACGGCGAGAGGACCGGGGAATTCCTGCAAGTATCAG GATTCCACGTAGAGTTCGATATCTCCAAACCGCCGGGACATCGTGTGAAAAGCCTCAACGTCCTCTGCACCAAGTGCCGAGTTCCTCTCTACGAACCGGTGGAGGACGAGACGGTCTACAAGGTGGTGCTGCCGTCCTACCTGGTGAACGGGGGAGACGGATTCTCCATGATCCAAAACGAGATCCTCAAACACAACAGCG GGGACCTGGACATCTCGGTGGTGTCGAACTACATCGCTCAGAGGCAGAAGGTCTACCCTCATCTGGAAGGACGCATCAACATCTTTAACTCGGCCTCTGGCCTGACGGGGCGATTGGGCCCTCTGATGGTGCTGTGGCTGCTCCGGGTCCTGTTAGGGACCATGTGA